Proteins from a single region of Platichthys flesus chromosome 16, fPlaFle2.1, whole genome shotgun sequence:
- the hcrt gene encoding orexin has protein sequence MTPLHTYQKMPWSPVNIQKAAGMHMSNKKVLVLILMLLLSQLTCDAHSMSDCCRQPSRSCRLYVLLCRTGSKTVGGTLTGDAAAGILTLGKRKEEEHRLHSRLHHLLQVSRNQAAGILTMGKRTEERAGEPYMDWMARSGTSITTPLNV, from the exons ATGACTCCCCTTCACACATACCAGAAGATGCCGTGGTCTCCAGTCAACATCCAGAAAGCTGCTGGGATGCACATGTCGAACAAG AAAGTCCTGGTGCTGatcctgatgctgctgctgtctcaaCTGACCTGTGACGCTCACAGCATGTCTGATTGCTGCAGACAGCCGTCTCGCTCCTGTCGCCTCTACGTGTTGCTGTGCCGCACCGGAAGCAAGACCGTGGGGGGAACGCTCACTGGAGACGCTGCTGCCGGCATCCTCACCCTGGGCAAACGGAAGGAGGAAGAGCACCGCTTGCACAGCcgactccaccacctcctgcaggTCTCCAGGAACCAGGCAGCAGGGATCCTGACTATggggaagaggacagaggagagggccGGAGAGCCGTACATGGACTGGATGGCTCGGTCAGGAACCAGCATCACAACACCCCTCAATGTGTGA